A part of Lacinutrix sp. 5H-3-7-4 genomic DNA contains:
- a CDS encoding redoxin domain-containing protein, translated as MKIKLLYILCCFTTVFTSCKNDKDTNGTSAFFGGKIVNPYSNYIVLSKSRKVLDTIKLDEKNRFAYKIDKAEPGLYTFYDGKELQTVLIQPNDSLLLRLNTYDFDESLVYSGIGAKENNFLMELFLLNEEDEKNTLALSQLMPEAFEQRLNALRDDKLKKLAKFKSKYETSTLFDKLVQGNINYKYYSSKEVYPIANYSKTEKHMLEILPEDFYSYRSDINYNDDVLKDYPAYSSFLGFHFNTLALQEHFKESDDSIYNELSLDYNLKKLKIIDEKVKNKSIKNRLLYAATMRFINNSHKTEEYCSILNSFIEKSSNKKQITRAQNVVRSYQRLKPGNKIPNITLLNTNNKELGLSSIITKPTVIYFWTKTNKNHITTSHKRIKELNAKYPEVEYIAINIDSISYANQKKVLNHFDLRVHNEYRLKSPSHAVDSLSIKPINNVFIVNKKSEIVNPKANIFTIQFEQELLEVINH; from the coding sequence ATGAAAATAAAATTACTCTACATATTATGCTGCTTTACAACAGTTTTCACCTCTTGTAAAAATGATAAGGATACCAATGGTACTTCGGCTTTTTTTGGTGGCAAAATTGTAAACCCTTATTCTAACTACATTGTACTTTCTAAATCCCGAAAAGTTTTAGATACAATTAAACTAGATGAGAAAAACCGTTTTGCTTATAAAATTGACAAAGCCGAGCCTGGTTTATATACTTTTTATGATGGTAAAGAATTACAAACAGTACTTATACAACCTAATGACAGCTTACTTTTAAGGCTAAATACTTACGATTTTGATGAGTCTTTAGTTTACTCTGGAATTGGTGCAAAAGAAAATAATTTTTTAATGGAATTATTTTTACTTAATGAAGAAGATGAAAAAAACACCTTAGCATTAAGCCAGCTTATGCCAGAAGCTTTTGAACAAAGATTAAATGCTTTACGAGATGATAAATTAAAAAAGCTTGCTAAGTTTAAATCTAAATATGAAACCTCTACTTTGTTTGATAAATTAGTTCAAGGCAATATAAATTATAAATATTATTCTTCTAAAGAAGTATATCCAATTGCAAATTATAGCAAGACCGAAAAACACATGCTTGAAATTTTACCAGAAGATTTTTATAGCTACAGAAGTGACATTAATTATAATGATGATGTTTTAAAAGATTATCCTGCATACAGTTCCTTTTTAGGTTTTCACTTTAATACTTTAGCATTACAAGAGCATTTTAAGGAAAGTGATGATAGTATTTATAATGAATTATCTCTAGACTATAATTTGAAGAAGCTTAAAATTATAGACGAAAAAGTTAAAAATAAGTCTATAAAAAACAGATTATTATATGCTGCAACTATGCGTTTTATTAATAATTCTCATAAAACTGAAGAATATTGCAGTATTTTAAATTCGTTTATAGAAAAAAGCTCTAATAAAAAGCAAATTACAAGAGCACAAAATGTTGTAAGATCTTATCAACGCTTAAAACCTGGTAATAAAATACCTAATATTACGCTTTTAAATACTAATAATAAAGAACTTGGTTTAAGTAGTATAATTACAAAACCTACAGTTATTTATTTTTGGACTAAAACAAATAAAAATCATATTACTACGTCTCACAAGCGTATTAAAGAGTTAAATGCAAAATATCCAGAGGTTGAATATATTGCTATAAATATAGATTCTATTTCTTATGCTAACCAAAAGAAAGTTTTAAATCATTTTGATTTAAGAGTGCATAATGAATATAGGCTTAAATCACCTTCTCATGCCGTAGATTCTTTATCTATTAAACCTATAAACAATGTTTTTATAGTTAATAAGAAAAGTGAGATTGTAAATCCTAAAGCAAATATATTTACAATACAGTTTGAACAAGAATTACTTGAAGTAATAAATCATTAA
- the fsa gene encoding fructose-6-phosphate aldolase produces the protein MKFFIDTANLAQIKEAEDLGILDGVTTNPSLMAKEGITGTDNILKHYVDICNLVSGDVSAEVISTDFEGMVREGEALAELHEQIVIKLPMIKDGIKACKYFSDKGIKTNVTLVFSPGQALLAAKAGATYVSPFIGRLDDISTDGLNLIAEIRHIYDNYAFETQILAASVRHTMHVIDCAKLGADVMTGPLSSIEGLLKHPLTDIGLAKFLEDYKKGN, from the coding sequence ATGAAATTTTTTATAGACACAGCAAATCTTGCTCAAATTAAAGAAGCCGAAGATTTAGGAATTTTAGATGGAGTAACTACAAACCCATCATTAATGGCTAAAGAAGGTATTACTGGTACAGATAATATTTTAAAACATTATGTCGACATTTGTAACTTAGTGTCTGGTGATGTAAGTGCAGAAGTTATCTCTACAGATTTTGAAGGTATGGTTAGAGAAGGAGAAGCTTTAGCAGAATTACATGAGCAAATTGTAATTAAATTACCAATGATTAAAGATGGCATTAAAGCATGTAAATACTTTAGTGATAAAGGAATTAAAACTAACGTAACTTTAGTGTTTTCTCCAGGTCAAGCTTTATTAGCAGCAAAAGCAGGAGCAACGTATGTATCTCCTTTTATTGGTCGTTTAGATGATATCTCTACAGATGGTTTAAATCTTATTGCAGAAATTAGACATATTTATGATAATTATGCTTTTGAAACTCAAATTCTTGCAGCATCTGTACGTCACACAATGCATGTTATTGATTGTGCTAAATTAGGTGCAGATGTCATGACTGGTCCATTAAGTTCTATTGAAGGTTTACTAAAGCATCCATTAACAGATATTGGTTTAGCTAAATTTTTAGAAGATTATAAAAAAGGAAATTAA
- a CDS encoding SDR family oxidoreductase, whose amino-acid sequence MSKVVLITGGSSGIGKSIGEYLTQNSYTVYGTSRSAEKYVNHPFKIIALDVKNVDSIKKAVAQVVLAEGKIDVLINNAGVGITGPIEEIPAEEIQHNFDTNFFGPINVIKAVLPEMRKHNSGLIINITSIAGFMGLPYRGIYSASKGALELLTEAFRIELKDFNINMANIAPGDFATNIAAGRYHAPLKDTSPYKKYGSVLNDIDEHVDNSSDPIAVAKQVLKVIETKKPKIHYKVGAFMQKFSIVLKFILPDSVYEKMLINHYKL is encoded by the coding sequence ATGTCTAAAGTCGTTTTAATAACAGGAGGATCTTCAGGAATAGGAAAATCTATTGGTGAGTATTTAACTCAAAATAGTTATACTGTTTATGGTACAAGCCGAAGTGCAGAAAAGTATGTAAATCATCCTTTTAAAATTATTGCTTTAGATGTTAAAAATGTAGACTCAATAAAAAAAGCTGTAGCTCAAGTGGTTTTAGCTGAAGGAAAAATAGATGTGTTAATTAATAATGCAGGTGTTGGTATTACAGGTCCAATTGAAGAAATTCCAGCAGAAGAAATACAACACAATTTTGATACAAATTTTTTTGGTCCTATTAATGTAATAAAAGCTGTTTTACCAGAAATGAGAAAACATAATAGCGGACTAATAATTAATATAACATCAATTGCTGGCTTTATGGGCTTGCCTTACAGAGGGATTTATAGTGCTAGTAAAGGTGCTTTAGAGCTTTTAACCGAAGCATTTAGAATAGAATTAAAAGACTTTAATATTAATATGGCAAATATTGCGCCTGGAGATTTTGCAACTAATATTGCTGCAGGACGTTATCACGCGCCATTAAAAGATACATCGCCATATAAAAAGTATGGTAGTGTTTTAAATGATATAGATGAACATGTAGATAATAGTAGCGATCCTATTGCTGTAGCAAAACAAGTTTTAAAGGTGATTGAAACCAAAAAACCTAAAATACATTACAAGGTTGGCGCATTTATGCAGAAGTTTTCTATTGTTTTAAAATTTATTCTTCCAGATAGTGTTTACGAAAAGATGCTAATTAACCATTATAAGTTATAA
- a CDS encoding glutaminyl-peptide cyclotransferase — translation MKLHNYLTIIILAITLISCGDSKQEKNFNITTNATNNTIALNETLELSIANPKNIEIESITYEIGGKTVDKSVLLSDFKLGSQTITATINFDGETEIATRNIAIVNNASPKVYSYEIVNTYPHDITSYTQGLEFFNGELYESTGQKGESKLRKVNYKTGEVLKNINLADQYFGEGLTILNNKIYQLTWLSGKGFVYNLDTFKRSSTFKFGESKEGWGICNDGKMLYKSDGTEKIWLLNPENLVEENNIQVYTNKGKIGKLNELEWINGKIYANIYQRNGVAIINPKNGATEAVIDFSPLKKEVKQHKGLDVLNGIAYNPETQTIFVTGKRWDKLFEVRIIEK, via the coding sequence ATGAAACTACATAATTACCTTACAATCATAATTTTAGCAATAACTCTTATTAGTTGCGGTGATTCTAAACAAGAAAAAAACTTTAACATCACAACAAATGCAACAAATAATACAATAGCATTAAATGAAACACTAGAATTATCTATTGCTAACCCTAAAAATATTGAAATAGAATCTATTACCTATGAAATAGGTGGTAAAACAGTAGATAAATCTGTACTTTTAAGCGATTTTAAATTAGGATCTCAAACTATTACTGCCACTATTAATTTTGATGGAGAAACAGAAATTGCTACCAGAAACATCGCTATTGTAAATAATGCATCTCCAAAAGTTTATAGTTACGAGATTGTAAACACCTATCCTCATGATATTACATCTTATACTCAAGGATTAGAATTTTTTAACGGCGAATTATATGAAAGTACAGGACAAAAAGGAGAGAGTAAATTACGTAAAGTAAACTATAAAACTGGAGAAGTACTTAAAAACATAAATCTTGCAGATCAATATTTTGGTGAAGGTTTAACCATATTAAATAATAAAATATACCAATTAACCTGGTTAAGCGGCAAAGGCTTTGTATACAATCTTGATACTTTTAAACGCTCTAGTACTTTTAAATTTGGAGAAAGTAAAGAAGGTTGGGGAATTTGTAATGATGGTAAAATGCTTTATAAAAGTGATGGAACCGAAAAAATTTGGCTGTTAAATCCTGAAAATCTTGTTGAAGAAAATAATATTCAAGTCTATACCAATAAAGGAAAAATTGGTAAACTTAACGAACTTGAATGGATTAACGGAAAAATTTACGCCAACATATACCAACGAAATGGTGTTGCGATTATAAACCCAAAAAATGGTGCAACTGAAGCTGTAATAGATTTTTCTCCTTTAAAAAAAGAAGTAAAACAACATAAAGGTTTAGATGTACTTAATGGTATTGCTTACAACCCAGAAACACAAACCATATTTGTTACAGGAAAACGTTGGGATAAGTTATTTGAAGTGAGAATTATTGAAAAATAA
- a CDS encoding thioesterase family protein → MQVYSETIVVTENDIDELQHVNNVRYVQWVNDIAKAHWHKNASTSILKNYFWVLLSHTIDYKASAVLNETLLIKTYVTEAKGVKSTRIIEIFNKKSNTLLAKSTTNWCFMSTSSKKPTRITQEIADLFT, encoded by the coding sequence ATGCAGGTTTATAGCGAAACAATAGTAGTTACAGAAAATGATATAGATGAATTACAGCACGTTAATAATGTACGCTATGTACAATGGGTTAATGATATTGCAAAAGCACATTGGCATAAAAACGCTTCTACTTCTATTTTAAAAAACTATTTTTGGGTACTACTATCACATACTATAGACTATAAAGCATCTGCAGTTTTAAATGAAACACTTTTAATTAAAACGTATGTTACAGAAGCTAAAGGTGTAAAATCAACTAGAATTATAGAAATTTTTAACAAAAAGAGCAATACTTTATTAGCAAAATCTACAACCAATTGGTGTTTTATGAGTACGTCTTCAAAAAAACCAACACGTATAACTCAAGAAATTGCAGATTTATTTACTTAA